In one Acidobacteriota bacterium genomic region, the following are encoded:
- a CDS encoding sulfatase, with product MAVLISTLAKALRFSILLLSSGLVVLIGLGLGGCRPGAPGRPRLVVLITVDTLRADHLGAYGSRLALTPALDQMAREGARIETAWAPFGRTTQSVGSLLTGLHPLRHGADGLGMRLPDTVTTLPEIFSRAGYRTAAFVSNVQLRRGRGFEQGCDLYSNPQARWGSNSAAAITAEALTWVRAQREDSSPLFLWVHYLDPHWPYTPEEEFGTVTVDLQAGKDFDLFDAVRSGRLTKGQVIFDADSILSHEEIEKVAQLYQAEVAGTDRAIGGLLAGLKATGLMGDGIVLMTADHGEAMGAHDYWFAHGEYLYDDTLKVPFLVHAPHRVPAGTLIRGNVSLEDVAPTLLDLAGLAPPPDIDGMSLADMLRSGGVHQVVSRPLVHLTDHNLVHPENPRRPVSGRAGRWWALREGSWKLIRMPLGGGQVREELYDLAEDPEESHNLLAEQSVRAQRMRRTLEGIAQEWLQLRAPSTDEPVDLEQIETLRSLGYVD from the coding sequence GTGGCCGTCTTGATCTCAACTCTGGCCAAGGCTCTTCGGTTTTCGATACTGCTTTTGTCCTCCGGGCTCGTTGTCCTGATCGGCCTGGGGCTGGGGGGATGCCGGCCGGGCGCGCCCGGCCGGCCCCGTTTGGTGGTCCTGATCACGGTCGATACGCTACGGGCCGACCATCTCGGTGCCTACGGTTCGCGGTTGGCGTTGACGCCTGCCCTCGACCAGATGGCCCGCGAGGGCGCCCGCATAGAGACAGCCTGGGCTCCGTTCGGCCGTACGACCCAGTCGGTGGGCTCGCTTCTCACCGGATTACATCCTTTGCGGCACGGGGCCGACGGGCTTGGGATGCGCCTGCCCGACACGGTGACCACCCTTCCCGAGATTTTTTCTCGTGCGGGTTACCGCACGGCGGCCTTCGTCAGCAACGTTCAACTGCGCCGAGGGCGGGGATTCGAGCAAGGATGCGACCTGTATTCCAATCCTCAGGCCCGGTGGGGCAGCAATTCCGCCGCCGCGATTACCGCGGAGGCCCTGACGTGGGTGCGCGCGCAGCGGGAAGACTCGAGCCCGCTGTTCCTCTGGGTGCACTATCTTGACCCGCACTGGCCGTATACCCCCGAAGAAGAGTTTGGTACGGTGACCGTGGATCTGCAGGCAGGGAAGGATTTTGATCTTTTCGACGCCGTCCGCTCGGGGCGTCTGACCAAGGGGCAGGTCATTTTCGACGCGGACAGCATTCTCAGTCATGAGGAAATCGAGAAGGTGGCGCAACTCTATCAGGCCGAGGTCGCGGGGACGGACCGTGCCATCGGCGGCCTCCTGGCAGGGCTGAAAGCGACCGGGCTGATGGGCGATGGCATCGTCTTGATGACCGCCGACCATGGGGAGGCGATGGGCGCCCACGACTACTGGTTCGCTCACGGAGAGTACCTGTACGACGACACATTGAAGGTGCCGTTTTTGGTGCACGCGCCGCACCGTGTGCCCGCCGGGACATTGATCCGAGGCAACGTCAGCCTGGAAGACGTGGCCCCGACCCTTCTCGACCTTGCGGGGCTGGCCCCCCCCCCTGATATCGATGGGATGAGCCTGGCCGATATGTTGCGTTCAGGAGGAGTGCATCAAGTCGTCTCCCGCCCGCTGGTCCATTTGACCGATCACAACCTCGTGCACCCCGAGAACCCGCGGCGACCGGTCTCGGGACGTGCCGGACGGTGGTGGGCGCTGCGTGAAGGATCCTGGAAGCTGATTCGCATGCCTCTCGGGGGGGGGCAAGTCAGAGAGGAACTCTATGATCTCGCTGAAGATCCTGAGGAGTCTCACAATCTGCTCGCCGAACAGTCGGTCCGGGCGCAGCGTATGCGTCGCACCCTCGAGGGCATCGCGCAGGAATGGCTGCAGCTTCGCGCACCTTCCACCGACGAGCCGGTCGATCTCGAACAGATCGAAACCCTCCGCAGCCTGGGCTACGTAGATTGA